In Aminobacterium sp. MB27-C1, a single genomic region encodes these proteins:
- a CDS encoding FmdE family protein — protein sequence MTLPTITSENLEQIISFHGHWCPGLAIGIRAAQIALSQIGHSSDEEMVALCETDMCGIDAVQFLTGCTLGKGNLIVRPYGKMAFSFYRRKDGKAIRLVLKKDSGKGTGSSDYRELQKKVNMNTITEEERLHFEELRKERCNAIMTMPIDELFEIKEVREPVPAHAPMTGSLTCALCGESVMETKARFFQGNSYCLPCFEKIVPRP from the coding sequence ATGACTCTACCGACCATAACATCCGAAAATCTTGAACAGATTATCTCCTTTCACGGACACTGGTGTCCTGGTCTGGCTATCGGAATACGAGCTGCCCAGATTGCCCTTTCTCAAATTGGGCACAGTTCTGACGAAGAGATGGTCGCTTTGTGTGAAACTGATATGTGCGGAATAGACGCCGTCCAATTCCTTACGGGATGTACTCTGGGGAAAGGGAACCTTATTGTCCGACCATATGGGAAGATGGCCTTTTCTTTTTACAGAAGGAAAGATGGAAAAGCGATTCGTCTCGTTTTAAAAAAAGATTCCGGAAAGGGAACAGGCAGCTCCGACTATCGGGAACTTCAAAAAAAAGTCAACATGAACACTATTACAGAAGAAGAACGTCTTCACTTTGAAGAACTTAGAAAAGAACGATGTAACGCGATCATGACAATGCCCATCGACGAACTTTTCGAAATAAAAGAAGTACGAGAACCTGTTCCTGCTCACGCTCCAATGACAGGAAGTCTTACATGTGCTCTTTGCGGAGAAAGCGTTATGGAAACAAAGGCACGATTTTTTCAAGGAAATAGCTACTGCCTTCCCTGTTTCGAAAAAATCGTACCTCGTCCATAA
- a CDS encoding VIT1/CCC1 transporter family protein: MTASDDLKRYKRNLLEELEAAELYDIMTLHEKNESLADIYKRLAETERSHAAKWVKKIEESGGVVPVFKKGWRLRTYTFLSKVLGTSFILPSVAAIESKAGSSYSEQNDPLAQSMAAQERSHSRIFRVLSKEGKGLEGGAVARLEGRHPATGGNALRAAVLGANDGLVSNLSLVMGVAGAEMSAHTILITGLAGLLAGAISMALGEWLSVQSSRELYENQIGIEQEELEESPEEEMEELALIYQAKGIAPEKARQMAHHMISDPNTALDTLAREELGIDPDELGGSAWEAALTSFFLFSIGAIFPVFPFFFLEGTAAIILSALLSTIGLFLIGAGITLVTGKSLLFSGLRQIFFGLSAAGVTYVIGRLIGVSLGG, from the coding sequence TTGACAGCATCAGATGATCTTAAACGATATAAACGAAATCTTTTAGAAGAACTAGAAGCAGCAGAACTTTACGATATAATGACTCTCCATGAAAAAAATGAGTCTTTAGCAGATATTTATAAACGCTTAGCAGAAACTGAACGGAGCCACGCTGCCAAATGGGTGAAAAAAATAGAAGAATCCGGCGGCGTGGTTCCCGTATTCAAAAAAGGATGGCGTTTACGCACATATACCTTTCTTTCTAAAGTATTGGGCACCTCTTTTATTCTTCCCTCTGTAGCAGCTATAGAAAGTAAAGCCGGTTCATCATATTCAGAGCAGAACGATCCACTTGCCCAATCCATGGCTGCTCAGGAGCGATCTCACTCTCGAATTTTCCGTGTTTTATCTAAAGAAGGTAAAGGTCTTGAAGGTGGGGCAGTAGCCCGCCTTGAAGGTCGCCACCCGGCAACAGGAGGCAATGCTCTGCGTGCTGCCGTACTTGGAGCGAATGATGGTCTCGTCTCTAATTTAAGCCTTGTTATGGGGGTTGCTGGTGCAGAAATGAGTGCTCATACTATTCTCATAACAGGTTTGGCAGGCCTTTTAGCAGGAGCTATTTCCATGGCTTTAGGTGAATGGCTCTCTGTTCAGAGTTCCAGAGAACTTTATGAGAATCAGATTGGTATTGAACAGGAAGAACTTGAAGAGAGTCCTGAAGAAGAAATGGAAGAGTTGGCTCTTATCTATCAGGCCAAAGGTATTGCTCCAGAAAAAGCCCGTCAAATGGCACATCATATGATTTCTGATCCTAATACAGCTCTCGACACTCTTGCTCGCGAAGAACTTGGTATAGATCCCGACGAACTTGGCGGTTCCGCATGGGAGGCAGCTTTAACATCCTTTTTCTTGTTTTCTATAGGGGCGATATTTCCCGTTTTTCCCTTCTTTTTTCTTGAAGGAACCGCTGCTATTATATTGAGCGCTCTATTAAGTACCATTGGCCTTTTCCTTATTGGTGCCGGTATTACTCTTGTTACAGGTAAGAGCCTTCTTTTCTCTGGATTGCGCCAGATTTTCTTTGGGCTTAGTGCTGCTGGCGTTACCTATGTTATAGGAAGGCTCATAGGAGTAAGTTTGGGAGGATAG
- a CDS encoding PaaI family thioesterase, whose product MLEKLEGSHGCFVCDTSGTNPRSLMLEIYWDEERHNTVISFTPDISHCGYEGVVHGGIIASIFDDSMAWAIKKETGSWAVTATFEIRYKMPVKVGETYTFQGKIETARGKKICTSALVKDCDEKILATASALFILKI is encoded by the coding sequence ATGCTTGAAAAATTAGAAGGATCACACGGTTGTTTCGTTTGTGATACAAGCGGCACAAACCCTCGTTCGCTAATGCTTGAAATTTATTGGGATGAAGAAAGACATAATACCGTTATTTCCTTTACCCCCGATATTTCTCATTGCGGGTATGAGGGGGTTGTGCATGGTGGAATAATTGCCTCGATTTTCGATGACTCTATGGCATGGGCTATAAAAAAAGAAACTGGGAGCTGGGCGGTGACTGCCACGTTCGAAATACGATATAAAATGCCAGTGAAAGTAGGTGAGACCTATACTTTTCAAGGGAAAATAGAGACAGCACGAGGAAAAAAGATATGCACATCTGCGCTGGTCAAAGATTGCGATGAAAAGATATTGGCAACAGCATCTGCCTTGTTTATATTAAAAATCTAA
- a CDS encoding glycosyltransferase, with protein MRPVHLVYVSAGSGHRTAARAIQEELDSRKVPNVVMDLLDFSSDLFKWSYSDVYAFVSEHAHIACKVMYELTDQDREESAVLRLLEKINMENVKKFMRYLTENQPDVCVGTHFFPLTVLSYMREQGMYDGKIYGVVTDYGLHRMWVNEGVDTYFVGGDIVKKELIGAGIPENKIIISGIPVMKKYADCFNTFTGKKLPQTPFSLLFVASSVPNSIVLDIVEGLIETGLHLSLTLVAGRNEDLIDQLKRRQIPERLHCKLLGFVNNLDHYMKEADLMITKPGGLTVSEAFCVGVPMLMINPIPKQEINNARYIESCGAGIWARSAADVVHHVRELHTAHNRLFELRCETRKLASPQAAKMIADTVLLSLNNH; from the coding sequence GTGAGACCGGTTCATCTGGTTTATGTATCGGCCGGCAGTGGACACAGAACGGCGGCTAGGGCTATTCAAGAAGAACTTGATAGTCGGAAGGTGCCAAATGTAGTTATGGATTTACTTGATTTTTCAAGTGATCTTTTTAAATGGTCATATAGCGATGTTTATGCTTTTGTGAGTGAACACGCCCATATCGCTTGTAAAGTCATGTATGAATTAACCGATCAGGATCGGGAAGAGAGTGCCGTTCTTCGGTTACTTGAGAAAATCAATATGGAAAACGTTAAGAAATTCATGCGTTATCTTACAGAAAATCAACCCGATGTTTGTGTGGGTACGCACTTTTTTCCTCTCACGGTACTTTCTTATATGAGAGAACAAGGTATGTATGATGGGAAAATTTATGGAGTGGTGACAGATTATGGCCTTCATAGAATGTGGGTGAATGAAGGTGTTGATACATATTTTGTCGGAGGAGATATTGTAAAAAAAGAGCTTATAGGGGCCGGAATTCCTGAAAATAAAATTATAATTTCCGGTATTCCCGTAATGAAGAAATACGCAGATTGCTTTAATACTTTTACTGGTAAAAAATTACCGCAAACGCCATTTTCCCTTCTGTTTGTTGCAAGCAGTGTGCCTAATTCTATCGTTTTGGATATTGTTGAAGGATTGATTGAAACGGGATTGCATCTTTCTCTTACCCTCGTTGCTGGTCGAAATGAAGATCTTATTGATCAGTTGAAACGCCGACAGATTCCAGAAAGGCTTCATTGCAAACTTCTTGGGTTTGTCAATAATCTGGATCATTATATGAAGGAAGCCGACCTTATGATTACTAAGCCGGGAGGTCTTACCGTGAGTGAAGCTTTTTGCGTCGGCGTTCCCATGCTCATGATTAATCCTATTCCGAAGCAGGAAATAAATAATGCCCGGTATATCGAATCGTGTGGAGCGGGAATTTGGGCGAGGTCAGCTGCTGATGTTGTGCATCATGTGAGGGAGTTACATACAGCTCATAATCGTCTTTTTGAGTTGCGCTGTGAGACACGGAAATTAGCCTCTCCTCAGGCTGCCAAGATGATTGCCGATACTGTTCTGCTTTCTTTGAATAACCATTAG
- a CDS encoding NCS2 family permease → MLTNILTALAVVVNGIPQGLLALSFGFAAFPTAIAFIIGIAGSLTFNSVATISFQAETITLAGTMGRNVKERLSLVFWGAAFLIIPSVLGLNEAIVQFIGPTIVSSMMAGVGIMLAYVAVELLNSERWSGTASMISGFAVWLITKDLAWTIIISVLVSTAIYNYLRVSKKVALEEVKVDLSRERFHFGNIEWQIWKHPRILVGGLALACLNIGANISFGKITGNIAGVNTNIDDLAIYSSLADMGSSLFGGGPVEAIISGTATAPNPILASVIMMALMALILLLKLLPVIGRYVHRSSIAGFLFILGTFVTFATNIQGAIVSAPEFAGPFGFGPWGMVIAATTLVSARWNPFFGLLAGLAIKFFFGV, encoded by the coding sequence ATGCTTACCAATATTCTTACAGCTCTAGCTGTTGTAGTAAACGGAATTCCTCAAGGATTACTCGCTTTAAGTTTTGGTTTTGCCGCTTTTCCTACGGCAATCGCTTTTATCATAGGTATTGCAGGTTCCCTTACATTTAATTCTGTCGCAACAATTTCCTTTCAGGCAGAGACGATTACCCTGGCTGGAACTATGGGACGTAACGTTAAAGAACGTTTAAGCCTCGTTTTCTGGGGTGCAGCCTTTCTTATAATTCCTTCAGTTCTGGGTTTGAATGAAGCCATTGTGCAATTTATTGGCCCCACCATCGTTTCATCTATGATGGCCGGTGTCGGCATTATGTTGGCCTATGTCGCTGTTGAACTTCTGAACTCTGAGCGTTGGTCCGGAACAGCGTCAATGATATCAGGCTTTGCCGTTTGGCTTATAACGAAAGACCTGGCCTGGACGATTATTATTTCAGTTCTTGTTTCCACAGCTATATATAACTATCTTCGAGTCAGCAAAAAAGTAGCCCTTGAAGAGGTAAAGGTCGACCTTTCACGTGAACGCTTCCATTTTGGAAATATCGAGTGGCAAATTTGGAAACACCCTCGAATCCTAGTTGGTGGACTTGCCCTTGCCTGTCTCAACATAGGAGCTAATATCAGTTTTGGAAAAATTACGGGCAATATTGCGGGAGTTAACACCAACATTGATGACCTTGCTATTTACTCCAGCTTGGCGGATATGGGCTCGTCTCTTTTTGGCGGTGGACCTGTAGAGGCTATTATTTCCGGAACGGCAACAGCCCCCAATCCCATTCTTGCCTCCGTTATTATGATGGCTCTTATGGCGTTGATTCTGCTTCTCAAACTTCTTCCTGTCATTGGACGATATGTGCACCGTTCTTCCATTGCCGGTTTCCTTTTTATTCTTGGAACTTTCGTTACTTTTGCAACAAATATCCAGGGAGCTATTGTTTCTGCACCTGAATTTGCTGGGCCTTTTGGCTTTGGCCCATGGGGTATGGTCATTGCAGCGACAACCCTTGTCTCTGCCCGTTGGAACCCCTTCTTCGGCTTGCTTGCAGGATTAGCGATCAAATTTTTCTTCGGAGTGTGA
- a CDS encoding ABC transporter ATP-binding protein codes for MILSVEDLHFAYGQHLILKDISLSVGRQEMVMILGPNGSGKTTLLRCLNGINRPQKGTIHLEKKDMLHMSGRDIARRIGYVPQSCEKVRLTAFDAILLGRRPYVGWRLAESDIKKVDAIIHTLGLDDLALRYLDEMSGGELQKVTIARALVQEPQILLLDEPISSLDVRNQIEIMETLKHIIQGHGLSAVMSIHDLTMALRYGDRFIFMKKGEIRYVLGKKEISPSVIADIYDIDVDIEFIHGTPVIIPAW; via the coding sequence ATGATTCTTTCGGTTGAGGATCTCCATTTTGCTTATGGGCAACATCTTATTTTAAAAGATATATCGTTGTCTGTAGGAAGACAGGAGATGGTAATGATCCTTGGACCTAACGGATCTGGAAAAACAACGCTTCTTCGTTGTTTAAATGGTATTAATCGACCTCAAAAAGGAACTATTCATTTAGAAAAGAAAGATATGCTTCATATGTCGGGACGAGACATTGCCAGGCGTATTGGATATGTTCCTCAAAGTTGCGAAAAAGTTCGTCTGACGGCTTTTGATGCTATTCTCCTTGGCCGTCGGCCGTACGTTGGGTGGCGTCTTGCAGAGAGTGACATCAAAAAGGTTGATGCAATTATTCACACTCTCGGTCTTGATGACCTCGCTCTTCGCTATCTTGATGAAATGAGCGGTGGAGAACTGCAAAAGGTAACGATTGCCAGGGCTTTGGTGCAAGAGCCCCAGATTTTATTGCTTGACGAGCCCATCAGCAGTCTTGATGTACGAAATCAGATTGAAATTATGGAAACCTTAAAGCATATAATTCAAGGACATGGTCTTTCGGCAGTGATGTCAATTCATGATCTTACAATGGCTTTGAGATATGGAGATCGCTTTATTTTTATGAAAAAGGGAGAAATTCGCTACGTTTTAGGTAAAAAAGAAATTTCTCCCTCTGTTATTGCCGATATTTACGATATTGACGTGGATATTGAATTTATTCATGGAACTCCAGTTATTATCCCTGCATGGTGA
- a CDS encoding iron ABC transporter substrate-binding protein, whose protein sequence is MKWRKTLCSMLLFCIVIFPLQGMASEKSDTLQIITDGTGQQIEVPSSIQHVVCSGSGCLRLLTYLQAQDLVVAVEDNEKRKDFGPRPYALANPQFRDMPLMGEFRGNAHPELILGLSPLPEVIFKTYPDAGIPARVLQEKTGIPVVGLNYGNLAHLREDLYASLRIMGKIVDRADRAEAIIEYFEKSIADLEQRTQNIADSERKTCYVGGVASRGAHGFRSTELAYPPFIFTKARHVASPDHGVSNKNTHADIAREKLLEWDPDIIFVDLSTLNGGEQTNAVWELKNDPVYKELRAVKSGNVYGVLPYNWYTQNFGSILADAYFVGKILYPDHFEDIDPAQKADEIYTFLVGKGVFEEINALFSHMAFKKIPLK, encoded by the coding sequence ATGAAGTGGCGCAAGACGTTGTGTAGTATGCTTCTCTTTTGTATAGTAATTTTCCCTCTCCAAGGAATGGCTTCCGAAAAAAGTGACACATTGCAGATTATTACTGACGGAACCGGGCAGCAAATTGAGGTTCCGAGTTCAATTCAACATGTTGTCTGTTCTGGTTCTGGATGTCTCAGACTTCTTACATATTTGCAGGCGCAAGATCTCGTAGTTGCTGTGGAAGATAATGAAAAAAGAAAAGATTTCGGACCGCGCCCTTACGCTTTAGCTAATCCTCAATTTAGAGATATGCCTCTTATGGGAGAGTTTCGAGGTAATGCCCATCCCGAACTTATTCTTGGTTTAAGTCCCTTGCCTGAGGTAATCTTTAAAACCTATCCTGATGCTGGCATTCCGGCTCGGGTTTTACAAGAAAAGACGGGTATTCCCGTTGTTGGACTAAATTATGGTAATCTGGCACATTTGCGTGAAGACCTCTATGCTTCTTTACGTATTATGGGCAAAATTGTAGATCGTGCCGATCGGGCTGAAGCGATTATTGAATATTTTGAAAAGAGTATTGCTGACCTGGAGCAAAGAACACAAAATATTGCCGATTCCGAACGGAAAACATGTTATGTCGGTGGAGTTGCTTCTCGGGGTGCTCATGGATTTAGGTCGACAGAATTGGCCTATCCTCCTTTTATCTTTACCAAAGCACGCCATGTAGCTTCTCCAGATCACGGTGTTTCCAATAAAAATACTCACGCCGATATTGCGCGAGAAAAGCTTCTTGAATGGGACCCCGATATCATTTTCGTTGATCTCTCTACTCTGAACGGCGGTGAGCAGACAAATGCAGTGTGGGAATTAAAAAATGACCCCGTCTACAAAGAGCTTCGGGCTGTAAAGAGCGGAAATGTGTACGGCGTTCTTCCATATAATTGGTACACTCAAAATTTCGGTTCCATACTTGCTGATGCATATTTTGTAGGAAAGATTCTTTATCCTGACCATTTTGAAGATATTGATCCAGCACAAAAGGCTGATGAAATATATACATTTCTTGTAGGAAAAGGTGTTTTTGAAGAGATAAACGCTCTCTTTAGCCACATGGCATTCAAAAAAATTCCGTTAAAGTAG
- a CDS encoding phosphoribosyltransferase family protein — translation MKDIYELHLSGLTRNLKKVRVADDLVIASFVMLGDTELIERTAEDLYRKLPEGVDYLVCPEAKGIPLTHAIARRLGINYVIVRKSVKGYMENPVIEKVQSITTREPQVIVLDGLDAAKLENKKVCIVDDVVSTGGSLKALENLLSHVNCTVVAKVAVLLEEGGYDGKDVIYLEKLPVFKE, via the coding sequence GTGAAAGACATTTACGAATTACATCTTTCTGGCTTGACCAGAAATTTAAAAAAAGTACGTGTTGCAGATGATCTTGTTATTGCTTCTTTTGTTATGCTTGGCGATACTGAACTTATAGAACGAACAGCTGAAGACTTGTATCGAAAATTGCCGGAAGGCGTAGATTACCTTGTTTGTCCCGAGGCAAAGGGTATTCCTTTAACTCATGCTATAGCCAGACGTTTAGGTATAAATTATGTTATTGTCCGCAAGTCAGTTAAGGGATATATGGAGAATCCTGTTATTGAGAAAGTACAGTCTATAACCACTAGGGAACCACAGGTTATCGTTCTTGATGGACTTGATGCAGCGAAACTTGAAAATAAAAAAGTTTGCATTGTAGACGATGTTGTTTCTACTGGCGGATCATTAAAGGCACTTGAAAACCTTCTCTCTCATGTCAATTGCACAGTTGTGGCTAAGGTGGCTGTATTACTCGAAGAGGGTGGCTACGATGGGAAAGATGTAATTTATCTCGAAAAATTACCCGTTTTTAAAGAATAA
- a CDS encoding iron ABC transporter permease codes for MHLEEGTLSPVYKEYQVKKRLWLGMGLVLLAVTVVMSISLGAVRIPPMDVLATLTGRGEMSKWRLIIWNVRLPQTLAALVAGAALSVAGVVMQSILRNPLGSPFTLGISNAAAFGAALSVMVLGAGKMHSSQADAIAIFSPFAATGAAFLSSLIATGIIILLSRMRGASPESMALTGVALASLFTAATMLLQYFADDAQLAAMVFWTFGDVARAGWKELRIMSLFIGIVLIYFFIHRWDYNAIDAGEEAALGLGVQVQRIRLMGMLCASLVSAVIVAFVGVIGFVGLVCPHMVRLIIGDDHRFLIPGTAIFGALLLLGADTAARLILAPRILPVSVLTSFLGAPLFIWLVLRRGRS; via the coding sequence GTGCATTTGGAAGAAGGAACACTTTCACCAGTCTATAAAGAATATCAGGTTAAAAAAAGGTTATGGCTTGGTATGGGGCTTGTCTTACTGGCGGTAACGGTGGTTATGTCAATTTCGTTAGGGGCCGTTCGTATTCCTCCGATGGATGTTCTTGCTACACTCACAGGAAGAGGAGAAATGAGCAAGTGGCGATTGATTATTTGGAACGTCCGTCTTCCACAGACATTAGCTGCTCTTGTTGCAGGTGCGGCCCTTTCTGTTGCTGGTGTCGTAATGCAATCTATTTTGCGAAATCCTTTGGGATCTCCCTTTACCTTAGGTATTTCAAATGCAGCGGCTTTTGGAGCAGCACTTTCTGTTATGGTTCTTGGGGCAGGGAAAATGCATAGTAGTCAAGCAGATGCTATTGCTATTTTTAGCCCCTTCGCTGCTACTGGAGCCGCTTTTTTATCGAGCTTGATAGCTACGGGAATTATTATTTTGCTTTCAAGAATGAGGGGAGCTTCACCTGAATCAATGGCTTTGACAGGAGTGGCCCTTGCCTCGCTTTTTACGGCAGCTACAATGTTATTGCAGTATTTTGCTGATGATGCCCAGCTGGCGGCTATGGTTTTTTGGACCTTTGGAGATGTGGCCAGGGCAGGATGGAAAGAACTCCGGATTATGAGCCTTTTTATCGGTATAGTGCTCATTTATTTCTTTATTCATCGATGGGATTACAACGCTATTGATGCAGGGGAAGAGGCCGCATTGGGGCTGGGAGTTCAGGTGCAGCGAATTCGTCTTATGGGAATGCTCTGTGCTTCCCTTGTCTCGGCCGTAATAGTTGCCTTCGTAGGTGTTATAGGTTTCGTCGGTCTCGTATGTCCACATATGGTTCGATTGATTATCGGTGATGACCATCGATTTCTTATTCCAGGAACTGCTATTTTCGGTGCCCTTCTTCTTTTGGGAGCTGATACGGCTGCAAGGCTTATTCTCGCTCCTCGTATCCTTCCTGTTTCTGTGCTGACGTCTTTCTTGGGAGCTCCTCTTTTTATCTGGCTTGTTCTGAGGAGGGGCCGTTCATGA